The genomic stretch attatacatctagttgtaccataagcatggtacaaccaaggtataagaatttgagcttatgtgtattctttttgagctaatttaaagttcatgtttttaatgtgtaaattgatgaattcaatactttctaataaagttcatattctttaacataaagctcgtatattttatcacaaagctcagattctacaccgtacaacatatacaactggttgtatagtccataaaTTGATTGCTAGCTTGATCATGATTCCATATCTTCATAATAACAAACCAAGGTCATTCCACAACTTCAGTCACCATGACTTAAGCAAAGTTGACGACTTTAGTCAACTAACACGGGTCATTGATCCAGACATGTTTGTTGACCAATGCATGCTACTTATTACGCATAATACCCAATAACTAAAATAGGATACTAATTTTGACTTCCATTTTGAATCATAATAAATGTAACATGTTTCTCCTTCAGTCtcattaatttgttattatttgtcaaaaatattataattaaaagtaaataaataattggaATAAATAGAGTATTAAAGCAACACGACCTTAATTAAGTCATGCATGGTGTACGTATATTTCTTGTAATCTGAGTATTCTAATCTAATGAAGAAAAAGAGGTACTCTTTTAAGTCTTGAATTGTGAAATGGAATAACAAATTTAAAATTCTGCTTTCCACCTGAACTTTTATTAGAACACAAATTATCAAGTCCCAcaaatttgtaaaatgaaaacagTAGTAAACACTAATCGATCCTTTTCTTAAGTACGATAACAATGTTGAAGATGTCGCTTGGATCAACATCGGCCTCTAAGTTGTCGAAAATAACTTTATAGAGCATATCGTAGAGACCATCCCATACGTGAGCTCCAAAATGGTATGAAATTAAAGATTCACTGATGGATCTTGCAACTTTTGCTAGAAACTCAGCTCCTAATTCGGCgttctttatttcattttgaACGTCGTCATATACTATCTCCAAATGCTCTATTGCAAATGATCCTTCTTTTGATACAATTTCTTGTATTTCTTCTTTGCATGGGAAGTACACTGGCAGGTTAAATGAGTCCAATTTCTCCTCTTCGATTATTCCCTGGGGTACACATGTCAATTAAAAGTTTAGTTTATTTCAATTAGAATTCATACATTTTAAATAATTGTCCAATGATTTATATGGTTGATATATAGAAATCTCGCTAAACGTCTTGTATTCGAGTATATAATACAACCATTAACGTATAAGAGCAATTTCAACGCTGATTAGATTGAACCCAAGTCGTGACTATCATCGTTTAGTGTCTATAACAATGAAGGTTACTGACACTTGGATTTATGTATCAATATAAATTCAAACTTACTACGTCCCATACCGACACACAAGAAATCAGGCAGATAAAAAATGAAACAAAACTTTGTTTGATGTTTATAGGCCTAATTTTTCTCTTCTTCCTTACGGAATACTCGTATCATTTATATGGTGATGAGATATAACCTTTGAAACCAAAGAATCCAATGCTTGGAAAAGGAATTTAAGCAAACGTGTTTCCAAAGGCTTGATGCATGGACGACAAATAGTAGCGAGAACCATGTAGCCATTGGCAACAACTTCACTAGAGCGACACTTGAGGAAGTGAGGAACTTTGTAAAATCTTGTTGAAATTGAGCATAGTATGCTTCAAGTACTTGAGGGTGACTTGTGTCCGAAGCAACTATCTTGCCTTTGTTCATGGGTACTCCTACTTCATCACAAAGATCCCTTGGTACCTTCAAAGATTAAAAAAGAGCTTTCACTTGAATTGTAAAATTTAAATTACCTTTTCAAAATAACAGAATAGTGATGAAATAAACTACTCCCCTCTACtccaattatttatttacctttcattaaaagtaaacaaatgatcaagACAAAGGGAGTAATTTGGacattttaatattattattataagctCTGCTGCTTAATAAAACGAGAATAAAGCCGAACCTGAGATAGCCAGTGAATGGCATAATTGGAGAAAACAAGTTGTAAGCTGTTACAAGGGAATAGTCTTCCATAAAAGGAGCCAGGTGCGCCCATGACAAAGCATGAGGGTTTGCCATTATCATTATGTCCATCATGTAATTGCCCATCAATAACATCTCTAAAAAGCAAATTAAAATCATTTGAAGGAAGATCACTCATAAATATTCTTAATTGTGGAAAATCATTACCATTCCAATTCAACTCTCTACATATTTTGTGCACAGTTGTTGTGACCGTTGATATCAGCGAAACTGGAGTCGGTCCGACTCCACAGCCTAAATCAGCCACATTTATGACTTTCAATGGCTTCATTTCTTCATTTGATAGTATAGATTTAACTGAGCTCTCTAGTAATGGCTTGATTACATACGAGAACACCCGATTCTGTAGACAATCAGATAGCGTATTAATTAGGAATAGGAGTCATTCTCTTGTAAAATAGATTTACG from Silene latifolia isolate original U9 population chromosome 2, ASM4854445v1, whole genome shotgun sequence encodes the following:
- the LOC141641396 gene encoding jasmonate O-methyltransferase-like; translated protein: MNILHMTKGDGEFSYSHNSNSQNRVFSYVIKPLLESSVKSILSNEEMKPLKVINVADLGCGVGPTPVSLISTVTTTVHKICRELNWNGNDFPQLRIFMSDLPSNDFNLLFRDVIDGQLHDGHNDNGKPSCFVMGAPGSFYGRLFPCNSLQLVFSNYAIHWLSQVRLYSRFIKQQSL